TCAGGTGGTGCAGGCGCTGCGGCTGGCCGAGCAGCTCGGCGCCGAGACGGTCACCCTCAGCGGGCATCGAATCAGCCAGGAGATCCTCAGCTATGCGCGCGCGAAGAATGTTACCCGGATCATCGTCGGCAAGACCATCCGGCCCCGCTGGAAAGAGCTCTTCTTCGGCTCGGTCGTTTCGGACCTGGTCCGGGAGAGCGGCGACATCGATGTCTATGTCATCACCGGCGAAGCGGGCCGAAGCCGCTCGATGGCGGCGCGGATCTTTCGACTGACCAGCCGCTGGCCGGCCTATCTGAAGGCGGCGCTGATGGTGGCGGCGGCGTCGGGGATCGCCTCCTGGATGCAGCCGACCTTCGCATCGACCAATATCGTCATGATTTATTTATTGGCGGTCGTTTTTGTCGCCTCGCGCTGGGGGCGCGGCCCGTCGGTGCTCGCCTCGATCTTGTCGGTCGCGGCCTTTGATTTCTTCTTTGTTCCCCCCTCCCTTTCCTTCGCCATCTCCGACACGGAATACCTCATCACCTTTTTGGTGATGTTGCTGACGGCGCTGCTGATCAGCAACCTGACGATCCGCAACCGCGAGCAGGCCGAACTGGCCCGCGACCGTGAGCGGCGCACCGGGGCGCTCTATGCGATGAGCCGGGAGCTGACCCAGACCCGACTGGTCGGAGGCCTCTCCCGCGTTGCCCTTCGACATATCAGCGAGGTCTTCAAATGCCAGGCGGCGGTCTTCCTGGCTGACGAGATGAACCATTTGAGACCGGCGATCGGGGAGGAGGCCGCCTGGATTCAAGACGACAAAAACGTCGGCGTGGCGCAGTGGGTCTTTGATCATGCGCAGATGGCCGGGATGGGGACCGATAATCTCCCTGGCGCCGATGCGCTCTTTCTCCCCCTGGTCGCCCCGCACGGCGTGTTGGGGGTATTGGCGGTCCGGCCGGAGCAGGCGCGGCAGTTTATGGAGCCGGAGCGGGTTCACCTGCTCGAGACCTTCGCGAATTTGATGGGGAGCGCGATCGAGCGGGCGATGTTGGCCGAAGCGGGCCAACAGGCGCAGGTGATGATCGAAGCCGAACGGATGCGCAACGCGTTGCTGAGCGCCGTCTCGCATGACTTAAGAACCCCCCTCGCGGCGATCGCAGGGGCAGTCAGCAGCCTTTTCGAGGGGCGGGTCGATTTCGATCCGCAGACTCGGAAGCAGCTGATTCAATCGATCCATGAAGAGGTGATGTGGATGGATCGGCTGGTCAATAACCTCCTTTACATGACGCGGTTGGAGGCCGGCGCCATCCAGCTTCGCAAAGAGCCGCTTCCGCTGGAAGAGGTCGTCGGGGCGGCGCTGGTTCGGATTGAAAAAAAATTGGGCGATCGGCCCGTCACCACGCAGGTGCCGACCGACGGACCGCTCGTCCCGATGGACGGTGTTCTGATCGAAGAGGTCTTGATCAACCTCCTCGAGAATGCAACGAAGTACACGCCGCCCGGCAGTCCGATCGAGCTCTCGGCGGAATTTAGTGAGGAGGAGGTGATCCTCTCCCTGGCCGACCGGGGGCCGGGAATTCCGGAAGGGGAGGAAGCGCGGATCTTCGACAAGTTCTACCGGACCGGTCCGAAGCGGACCCGCGGCGTCGGGTTGGGGCTGGCGATTTGCCAAGGAATCGTGGCGGCGCACGGGGGCCGGATCTGGGTGGAGAACCGCCCCGACGGAGGAGCCCGCTTTCGCTTCGCCTTGCCGGTCACCGGCGAGCAGCCGCAGGTCGAAGCCGAAGATGCGGAAGATCAGGCGACCCGACGATGACACAACGTGAGCCGATTATTTTAGTGATCGAAGACGAGACCCCGATCCATCACTTTATCCAGACGACCCTCTCCGGCGCCGGCTATCGGGTGGTCGATGCCAAGAACGGAAAAGAGGGGCTGACCGAGGCGATGGCATGGAACCCCGATGTGGTATTGCTCGACCTGGGGCTTCCCGACATCGACGGCCTGGAGGTGATCCAGCGGCTCCGGGAGTGGACCTCCCGGCCGATCATCGTCCTCACCGCCCGGTCCCAAGAGCACGACAAGGTGACCGCCCTGGATCTGGGCGCCGACGACTATCTGACGAAGCCCTTCGGAATCGAAGAGCTGCTGGCGCGCATGCGGGTGGCGCTCCGGCGGACGGCCCGAACCGAGGCGGGCGAATTGATTTTCCAGCTGGGAAACTTGCGGGTCGATCTCGGAAAGCGTCAGGTCTTCGTCGGTGAAAGAGAGATCCATCTCAGCGCCACCGAATACAAGCTGTTCGCGGTGTTGGTTCGCCATGCCGGGAAGGTCATCACCCATCGTCAATTACTCAAAGAGGTCTGGGGCCCGCTCCACGCGGACGACGCCCCTTACTTGCGCGTTTATATGCGACAGCTGCGGGGCAAGCTGGAGGAAAACCCCGCGCGCCCGCGGTATCTCTTAACCGAGATGGGGGTGGGATACCGTCTGCGGGTAGACTGACATCCATCGGTAGAACGCTTCCATCCCTTCTCGGATTCTCCAAAGCAACCCTCTCTCATTGAGCCGAATATAGAATCAACGCGGACAAGGGTGTCGCTCCATTAAGATTAAGCGTGTTGGAACGGGGGCGTTGCCCCCAAACGCCCAGCGACGATCTCAACGTCGTCGGGTTTTACCCCGCGACTCTCAGTTTGCTGTCCGCAAATCAAAATGCTTTCTCCCCCCAAATCTTTTGCGAGATCTTTTGCAATA
This DNA window, taken from Candidatus Manganitrophaceae bacterium, encodes the following:
- a CDS encoding sensor histidine kinase KdpD — protein: MEEHRPDPDALLKRVHEEEKKQARGKLRVFFGAAAGVGKTFAMLEAAHEQVEAGINVLIGWVETHGRRETEALVEGLEALPPRQVEYQSAVLKEFDLDAALKRRPTLILMDELAHTNAPVARHAKRWQDVVELLDAGIHVYTTVNVQHLESLNDIVTQITGIPVHETVPDSILEQADELELIDIPPEDLIRRLKEGKVYVPEQAEHAIHNFFRKGNLTALRELALRRTADRVDAEMQVYRLDHAVPRVWPAGETIMVCVNPTARARKLIRTARRMAGGLHAKWIAAYVQTSEHLRRPESERDQVVQALRLAEQLGAETVTLSGHRISQEILSYARAKNVTRIIVGKTIRPRWKELFFGSVVSDLVRESGDIDVYVITGEAGRSRSMAARIFRLTSRWPAYLKAALMVAAASGIASWMQPTFASTNIVMIYLLAVVFVASRWGRGPSVLASILSVAAFDFFFVPPSLSFAISDTEYLITFLVMLLTALLISNLTIRNREQAELARDRERRTGALYAMSRELTQTRLVGGLSRVALRHISEVFKCQAAVFLADEMNHLRPAIGEEAAWIQDDKNVGVAQWVFDHAQMAGMGTDNLPGADALFLPLVAPHGVLGVLAVRPEQARQFMEPERVHLLETFANLMGSAIERAMLAEAGQQAQVMIEAERMRNALLSAVSHDLRTPLAAIAGAVSSLFEGRVDFDPQTRKQLIQSIHEEVMWMDRLVNNLLYMTRLEAGAIQLRKEPLPLEEVVGAALVRIEKKLGDRPVTTQVPTDGPLVPMDGVLIEEVLINLLENATKYTPPGSPIELSAEFSEEEVILSLADRGPGIPEGEEARIFDKFYRTGPKRTRGVGLGLAICQGIVAAHGGRIWVENRPDGGARFRFALPVTGEQPQVEAEDAEDQATRR
- a CDS encoding response regulator, with the protein product MTQREPIILVIEDETPIHHFIQTTLSGAGYRVVDAKNGKEGLTEAMAWNPDVVLLDLGLPDIDGLEVIQRLREWTSRPIIVLTARSQEHDKVTALDLGADDYLTKPFGIEELLARMRVALRRTARTEAGELIFQLGNLRVDLGKRQVFVGEREIHLSATEYKLFAVLVRHAGKVITHRQLLKEVWGPLHADDAPYLRVYMRQLRGKLEENPARPRYLLTEMGVGYRLRVD